The Symphalangus syndactylus isolate Jambi chromosome 8, NHGRI_mSymSyn1-v2.1_pri, whole genome shotgun sequence genome includes a window with the following:
- the TRMT61A gene encoding tRNA (adenine(58)-N(1))-methyltransferase catalytic subunit TRMT61A, which yields MSFVAYEELIKEGDTAILSLGHGAMVAVRVQRGAQTQTRHGVLRHSVDLIGRPFGSKVTCGRGGWVYVLHPTPELWTLNLPHRTQILYSTDIALITMMLELRPGSVVCESGTGSGSVSHAIIRTIAPTGHLHTVEFHQQRAEKAREEFQEHRVGRWVTVRTQDVCRSGFGVSHVADAVFLDIPSPWEAVGHAWDALKVEGGRFCSFSPCIEQVQRTCQALAARGFSELSTLEVLPQVYNVRTVSLPLPDLGAGTDGPAGSDTIPFRSGTPMKEAVGHTGYLTFATKTPG from the exons ATGAGCTTCGTGGCATACGAGGAGCTGATCAAGGAGGGTGACACGGCCATCCTGTCACTGGGCCACGGTGCAATGGTGGCAGTGCGTGTGCAGCGTGGGGCACAGACCCAGACCCGGCATGGTGTCCTGAGGCACTCAGTTGACCTTATCGGCCGCCCCTTCGGCTCCAAGGTGACGTGCGGCCGAGGAGGCTGGGTGTACGTGCTGCACCCCACGCCCGAGCTCTGGACGCTGAACTTGCCCCACCGCACTCAGATCCTCTACTCCACAGACATCGCCCTCATCACCATGATGTTGGAGCTTCGGCCCGGCTCTGTGGTCTGTGAGTCTG GCACTGGCAGTGGCTCTGTGTCCCACGCCATCATCCGCACCATTGCACCCACGGGCCACCTGCACACGGTGGAGTTCCACCAGCAGCGGGCAGAGAAGGCCCGGGAGGAGTTCCAGGAGCACCGTGTGGGCCGCTGGGTGACTGTGCGCACCCAGGACGTGTGCCGCAGTGGCTTTGGCGTGAGCCACGTGGCCGACGCCGTCTTCCTGGACATCCCGTCACCCTGGGAGGCCGTGGGCCATGCCTGGGATGCCCTCAAGGTCGAAG GCGGGCGCTTCTGCTCCTTCTCGCCGTGCATCGAGCAGGTGCAACGCACGTGCCAGGCCCTGGCAGCGCGAGGCTTCTCGGAGCTGAGCACCCTGGAGGTGCTGCCACAGGTCTACAACGTGCGCACTGTCAGCCTGCCACTGCCTGACCTGGGTGCGGGTACAGATGGCCCTGCCGGCTCCGACACCATCCCTTTCCGCAGTGGCACGCCCATGAAGGAGGCCGTGGGCCACACCGGCTACCTGACCTTTGCCACCAAGACCCCAGGCTAG